In one window of Nicotiana tabacum cultivar K326 chromosome 12, ASM71507v2, whole genome shotgun sequence DNA:
- the LOC107829745 gene encoding alcohol dehydrogenase-like 7, translating to MASTKQNGISKTAGKPIRCRAAVARKPGEALVIEEVIVAPPKAHEVRLKIICTSLCYSDITFWKMKEFPGCFPRILGHEAFGIVESVGEDVEELKEGDSVVPIFLSDCKECVDCKSEKSNLCSKFPFEVSPLLHRDETSRFTTVEGETLHHFLYISSFSEYTVVDITNVTKIDPEIPPNRACLFSCGVSTGVGAAWKTANVEPGSTVVIFGLGAIGLAVAEGARLCGATRIIGVDINSDKFEIGKQFGVTDFINSNSCGDKPISQVIIEMTNGGADYCFECVGLGTLVQEAFACCRKGWGKTVVLGVDKPGAQLNLNSFEVLTSRKTLTGALFGGLKPKSDVPILVKRYLDKELQLDKFVTHEVNFEDINKAFDLLIQGKSLRCVIWMDK from the exons ATGGCTTCTACAAAACAAAACGGCATTAGCAAAACTGCTGGAAAGCCTATTCGTTGCAGAG CTGCGGTAGCAAGAAAACCAGGAGAAGCACTGGTGATAGAGGAAGTGATTGTGGCTCCTCCTAAAGCACATGAAGTTCGACTAAAAATCATTTGTACTTCTCTTTGTTACAGCGACATTACCTTCTGGAAGATGAAA GAATTTCCTGGTTGTTTTCCAAGAATCTTGGGCCATGAAGCTTTTGG GATTGTGGAGAGTGTTGGAGAAGATGTTGAGGAGTTAAAAGAAGGAGATTCAGTTGTACCTATATTTTTGTCCGACTGTAAGGAATGTGTAGACTGTAAATCCGAGAAAAGCAACCTTTGTTCCAAATTCCCATTTGAGGTATCTCCATTGCTACATAGAGATGAAACAAGCAGATTCACTACTGTTGAAGGAGAAACTTTACACCATTTCCTGTATATATCAAGTTTTTCCGAGTACACAGTCGTAGACATTACTAATGTAACAAAGATTGATCCTGAAATCCCACCTAACCGGGCATGTCTCTTTAGTTGTGGAGTATCAACAG GAGTAGGTGCTGCTTGGAAAACAGCAAATGTGGAACCAGGTTCAACTGTAGTGATCTTCGGTTTGGGTGCAATCGGATTAGCA GTTGCAGAAGGAGCAAGGCTATGTGGTGCTACCAGAATTATTGGTGTAGATATAAACTCTGACAAGTTTGAAATAG GGAAGCAATTTGGAGTCACTGATTTTATCAATTCCAACAGCTGTGGGGATAAACCTATTAGCCAG GTGATAATTGAGATGACTAATGGAGGTGCTGACTATTGTTTTGAATGTGTTGGTCTGGGAACACTTGTGCAGGAAGCGTTCGCCTGCTGTCGAAAG GGTTGGGGGAAAACAGTTGTTTTAGGAGTTGATAAGCCAGGGGCACAGCTGAACTTGAATTCTTTTGAGGTTCTTACGAGTAGGAAAACTCTCACAGGAGCACTCTTTGGTGGTCTCAAACCAAAATCCGATGTTCCTATCCTTGTTAAACGTTATCTTGATAAG GAATTGCAATTGGACAAGTTTGTGACACATGAAGTGAATTTTGAAGACATCAACAAGGCTTTCGATTTACTTATTCAAGGAAAGAGCCTACGCTGTGTTATTTGGATGGACAAGTGA